A genomic window from Desulfurella amilsii includes:
- the rbfA gene encoding 30S ribosome-binding factor RbfA, whose product MNTTKPYKRTQRVSSTLKKIISNVIEFDLNDERLKNVTITDVELSKDFKFAKIYFSSQLSELSKEEIATLINKSSSFISKKTCEKINLRTVPIFKFVYDKSVENGLKIEEILRQIKNE is encoded by the coding sequence ATGAATACAACAAAACCATATAAGAGAACACAAAGGGTCTCAAGCACACTCAAAAAAATAATATCAAACGTTATTGAATTTGATCTTAATGATGAACGTTTAAAAAACGTTACAATTACAGATGTTGAGTTGAGTAAAGATTTTAAGTTTGCTAAAATTTACTTTAGCTCACAGTTAAGCGAATTATCCAAAGAAGAAATTGCTACGTTGATTAATAAATCCAGTAGCTTTATTAGTAAAAAAACATGTGAAAAAATAAACTTGCGTACTGTGCCAATATTTAAGTTTGTTTACGACAAATCCGTAGAAAATGGTTTAAAAATTGAGGAAATTTTGAGGCAAATTAAAAATGAGTGA
- a CDS encoding ABC1 kinase family protein produces MEIRRTFGNIRRFREISFILAKYGFGFVTKNIKFSKTKPSTTPEQFRKLLEELGPTFVKFGQLLSTQENILPYEFIEELKKLQDDVTPFEFSKVKSIIETEFKKPLNEIFSYFNENVEASASLGQVHKAILTSGQTVAIKVKRPNIEKTIQADIELLKQIGDYLNSKLKLYFNFEIKPFIIEFEETIKKELDYEIEAQYMQTFKENLSQFKNIYVPKVFWEYTSRNVLTMEFIDGYKATNIESIRSAGFNTEKLATEGAKVFWIQIFDIGLFHADPHPGNIIIMHDGRICYLDYGMVGRVTEEDKLNLVEMILGFIQKDADKILLSVSNFTLNTNILNNAYLKSDIVELIDIYHSLPLKRIYISKVLKDLFKILKKYNIIISKNSLRLLRAIIIADGVGKQFYPDFNFTETAKPYFESFAKKLYSPFRIFKKILQPNATYAILANKIPFLFKKAEGALESGHIKVEIEINGLDKLINTIRLVAKQIGISLIISAVILGSSILIKDHLGKTFLGLPIKLIIPIVIIIILGIGIYKADKDLK; encoded by the coding sequence ATGGAAATAAGAAGAACTTTTGGTAATATAAGGCGATTTCGCGAAATATCATTTATTCTTGCAAAGTATGGTTTTGGTTTTGTCACAAAAAATATAAAATTTAGCAAAACTAAACCTTCAACAACCCCAGAACAATTTAGAAAACTACTGGAAGAATTAGGTCCTACTTTTGTAAAATTTGGACAGCTTTTGTCTACTCAAGAAAATATTTTACCGTATGAATTTATAGAAGAGTTAAAAAAACTCCAAGATGATGTAACACCTTTTGAATTTAGCAAAGTGAAATCAATTATAGAAACAGAATTTAAAAAACCATTAAATGAAATTTTTTCTTATTTTAACGAAAATGTAGAAGCAAGCGCTTCATTGGGCCAAGTACACAAAGCGATTCTTACTAGTGGTCAAACTGTTGCAATTAAGGTAAAAAGACCAAACATAGAAAAAACCATACAAGCCGACATAGAGTTATTAAAACAAATTGGCGATTATCTAAACTCAAAATTAAAACTTTATTTTAATTTTGAGATAAAGCCTTTCATAATAGAATTTGAAGAAACTATTAAAAAAGAACTTGACTACGAAATAGAAGCACAATACATGCAAACATTCAAAGAAAACTTAAGTCAATTTAAAAACATTTATGTGCCAAAAGTTTTTTGGGAATACACTTCACGCAATGTACTAACTATGGAGTTTATAGATGGGTATAAGGCAACAAATATAGAGTCTATAAGATCTGCAGGTTTTAATACGGAAAAGTTAGCCACAGAAGGCGCAAAAGTATTCTGGATACAAATATTTGATATAGGCTTATTCCATGCAGATCCTCACCCAGGCAATATCATTATTATGCATGATGGCAGGATTTGCTATTTGGATTATGGGATGGTCGGAAGAGTAACAGAAGAGGATAAATTAAATTTAGTTGAAATGATACTGGGCTTTATACAAAAAGATGCTGATAAAATTTTATTGTCTGTATCTAATTTCACACTAAATACAAATATTTTAAACAATGCTTATCTCAAATCAGATATTGTAGAACTAATAGATATATATCATTCTCTACCTTTAAAAAGAATATACATATCAAAAGTATTAAAAGATTTATTCAAAATTTTAAAGAAATACAATATAATTATCAGCAAAAATTCTTTAAGATTGCTTAGGGCTATTATTATAGCAGATGGTGTCGGAAAGCAATTTTACCCGGATTTTAATTTTACAGAAACAGCAAAACCTTACTTTGAGAGTTTTGCAAAGAAACTTTACTCACCATTTAGAATTTTTAAAAAAATTCTACAACCTAATGCAACTTATGCAATTTTAGCAAATAAAATACCCTTTTTGTTTAAAAAAGCCGAAGGTGCTTTGGAAAGCGGCCATATTAAAGTTGAAATAGAAATTAATGGACTTGATAAGCTTATAAATACAATACGCTTAGTTGCTAAACAAATTGGTATCAGTTTAATAATTAGCGCAGTAATACTTGGTAGCTCAATTTTAATAAAAGATCACTTAGGCAAAACATTTCTCGGCTTACCGATTAAGTTAATTATACCCATTGTTATTATAATAATTTTAGGTATTGGTATTTATAAAGCAGATAAAGATCTCAAATAA
- a CDS encoding HD-GYP domain-containing protein yields the protein MYLISVKSLKPNDILGKAIVSEKGQVLLNKGVKLDEHYIHILYKYGYQFVYIEDDDTKDITVEDDISDQLKTKAIKTIKKVFDIVTPAKDDNVDDFKQIIKKIEKGEIKKKLADSPFIKSIESISYDIVNSLGDVKVLNGMASLKRQDNFTYQHCLDVTILSVALASKSLYTKKRLVELAKGCLLHDIGRILINKSLYTQPRKLSSTEFDLIKKHPQIGYLVLKDVSQVGIIASHIAYQHHEQQDGLGYPRGLKGNNLLPVPDKLAEEGYIMPLAEIVCVTNVYDALVSPRVYRSAYTPDQAFFIMKRMAGKQLNIEAFRVFSDMIPAYPIGTTVYILNGRYKNFIGVVSKINQENLTRPTVRLLYNASKRRISPLEIDLIKNPILNITGVII from the coding sequence ATGTATTTAATTTCTGTAAAATCGCTCAAACCTAACGATATACTAGGCAAAGCCATTGTTAGTGAAAAAGGGCAGGTTCTTTTAAATAAAGGTGTAAAACTGGACGAGCATTATATCCATATACTATATAAATACGGTTATCAGTTTGTGTATATTGAAGATGATGATACAAAAGATATTACAGTAGAAGATGACATTAGTGATCAGCTTAAAACAAAAGCAATTAAAACAATAAAAAAAGTTTTTGATATTGTAACGCCTGCAAAAGATGATAATGTAGACGATTTTAAACAAATTATAAAAAAAATAGAAAAAGGTGAAATCAAAAAAAAATTAGCAGACTCTCCATTTATTAAATCAATAGAATCCATATCATACGATATTGTAAATTCTTTAGGGGATGTTAAGGTTTTAAATGGCATGGCAAGTCTGAAAAGACAAGACAATTTTACATATCAGCACTGCCTTGATGTAACTATTCTTTCTGTAGCCCTTGCAAGTAAGTCACTGTATACAAAAAAAAGACTCGTTGAACTTGCAAAAGGGTGTTTATTGCACGATATAGGAAGGATTTTAATAAACAAAAGTCTTTATACTCAACCTAGAAAACTTTCTAGTACAGAGTTTGATCTTATCAAAAAACATCCTCAAATAGGCTATTTAGTATTAAAAGACGTTTCTCAAGTAGGCATAATTGCCTCTCACATTGCTTATCAGCACCATGAGCAACAAGATGGCCTTGGCTATCCAAGAGGATTAAAAGGCAATAATTTGCTTCCAGTGCCAGATAAACTTGCAGAAGAAGGATACATTATGCCTTTAGCCGAAATCGTTTGCGTTACAAATGTTTATGATGCTTTAGTCTCACCTCGCGTATACAGATCCGCCTATACTCCAGATCAAGCATTTTTTATAATGAAAAGAATGGCTGGCAAACAATTAAACATAGAGGCTTTTAGGGTTTTTTCTGACATGATACCTGCCTATCCTATTGGTACGACTGTGTATATTTTAAATGGTAGGTACAAGAATTTTATAGGCGTAGTTTCTAAGATAAATCAAGAAAATCTAACCCGTCCAACAGTAAGGCTATTGTATAATGCCTCAAAAAGACGCATATCTCCACTTGAAATAGACCTAATAAAAAACCCCATTTTGAATATCACTGGGGTAATTATTTGA
- a CDS encoding DHH family phosphoesterase, whose amino-acid sequence MSENILEKVGYYLKNYNDFLIVGHKDPDGDAIGSSLALYKALSEFGKNAIVANTSKISDLYFFLDDTKNIKLLQNNERAQVIITVDSADFERTNLDKNYIKDKILINIDHHPTNTYFGNINYVMSQASAVGCLIYEILKFNDIPISSKTAEYLYLSILTDTGSFRYSSTSSNAFRIAAELISLGVKPWKIAYNIYESKKLTTLKLMGQAINTITTHYNNKLTIMYITQNMYKDSNTTADDTEGFVNIARSVRGCEVGALLREDKPNYIKVSLRSKDEVDVSKIALTFGGGGHKNAAGFELTGSIEEIKEKLVQAFSFLK is encoded by the coding sequence ATGAGTGAGAATATTTTAGAAAAGGTTGGTTATTATCTAAAAAACTACAACGATTTTCTTATAGTGGGGCATAAAGATCCAGATGGTGATGCAATAGGCTCAAGCCTTGCACTCTACAAAGCACTTAGCGAATTTGGTAAAAATGCAATTGTTGCAAATACATCCAAAATTTCTGATTTGTACTTTTTTTTAGATGATACAAAAAATATCAAATTACTTCAAAACAATGAACGGGCACAAGTTATCATTACAGTAGATAGTGCTGATTTTGAACGTACAAATCTTGATAAAAATTATATTAAGGACAAAATTTTGATCAACATAGATCACCATCCAACAAATACATATTTTGGAAATATCAACTATGTTATGTCACAAGCTTCTGCAGTGGGGTGTTTAATATATGAGATTTTAAAATTTAACGATATCCCAATTAGTTCAAAAACAGCAGAGTATTTGTACTTGAGTATATTAACGGATACTGGATCTTTTAGATACTCATCAACCAGCTCAAATGCTTTTAGGATAGCTGCAGAGCTTATAAGCTTAGGTGTTAAGCCGTGGAAAATAGCCTATAATATATATGAATCTAAAAAACTCACAACTTTAAAATTAATGGGTCAGGCTATAAATACAATCACAACTCATTACAATAATAAGCTTACAATAATGTACATAACTCAAAACATGTATAAAGATTCAAACACTACTGCAGATGACACAGAAGGATTTGTTAATATTGCAAGGAGTGTCAGGGGCTGCGAAGTAGGAGCACTTCTAAGAGAGGATAAACCAAATTACATAAAAGTAAGTTTGCGTTCAAAAGATGAAGTTGATGTTTCCAAAATTGCTTTAACTTTTGGTGGTGGTGGACACAAAAATGCTGCAGGCTTTGAATTAACTGGCAGTATTGAAGAAATCAAAGAAAAACTCGTTCAAGCATTTTCTTTTTTGAAATGA
- a CDS encoding UbiX family flavin prenyltransferase: MKIVIGISGASGIIYAKKLLEYLSALRKFQIFAVASIDAIKIAKTEMQTDLIEFFKSLKVEYFNNDDFYAPLASGSFLIDKTIVIPCSIKTLSSVAMGFSQSLIARMCDVAIKEKRTLTICPREMPFSAIHLENMLKLAQLGVNIVPPVPAFYNEPKTIDDLVNFVVGKVLDVTGIENDISKRWK, translated from the coding sequence ATGAAAATTGTCATTGGCATAAGCGGTGCAAGTGGAATTATATATGCAAAAAAATTATTAGAATATCTAAGCGCTTTAAGAAAGTTTCAAATCTTTGCTGTAGCGTCAATTGATGCTATAAAAATAGCAAAAACTGAAATGCAGACAGATTTGATTGAATTTTTTAAATCACTTAAAGTTGAATATTTTAACAATGATGATTTTTACGCTCCACTTGCAAGTGGTTCGTTTTTAATCGACAAAACAATTGTAATACCATGTTCAATAAAAACGCTCTCAAGTGTTGCTATGGGTTTTTCGCAGAGCTTAATTGCTCGAATGTGCGATGTGGCTATCAAAGAAAAGCGCACGTTAACAATCTGCCCAAGAGAAATGCCATTTTCTGCAATACACCTAGAAAACATGCTAAAATTAGCGCAGCTTGGTGTAAATATTGTCCCACCTGTACCTGCTTTTTATAACGAACCCAAAACTATAGATGATTTAGTTAATTTTGTTGTTGGTAAAGTATTAGATGTTACAGGTATAGAAAACGACATTTCTAAACGATGGAAATAA
- the infB gene encoding translation initiation factor IF-2 — MRVYEAAKKLNIKSSILLQRLRNLGLDIKSNFSTVSDDVIEKLEHKEIPPKTIETKDRIPKQKKVKIEEKPTIEEKRKEKQPEFVSAKKKELIEASLPQKLKGKKRYYKKAPKEEQEEQLSKIQIGKNTTVFEFATMLNIDFSEIIQKLFSLGVMVRKNDFIDLDAAKIIAQDYGVEVEEKTLEKTIMEEFEAPDDEKDLQPRPPIVTVMGHVDHGKTSILDAIRHTHVVAKESGGITQHIGAYSVNYNGKQITFLDTPGHEAFTEMRARGALLTDIVVLVVAADDGVMPQTIEAINHAKAANVPIVVAINKIDKPNANPDKVKQELSHHNIMPEEWGGENLFVNVSAKNNIGINDLLESILLQAEIMELEANPNKRAKGIVIEARLDKQRGPVCDVAIQEGALNLGDSIVAGIAYGKAKVLIDDKGKRIKKATVSMPVEILGLHEVPEAGDVLFVVKDEKIAKSIAEERKEKYKASMQKKTTVSLETVFKNLSLGQLKELPILIKSDVFGSIEAISSSVQKISTQEVAVKIIHSGIGEITRSDVNLASVSNAIIIGFNVRPSNDALKLANDLKVEIRTYKIIYDIIEDIKKALSGLLSPTIEEEILGRADIREVFSVPKVGNIAGCYVTYGKVTRNSKIRVIRNGVIIFEGSIASLKRFKDDVNEVTSGFECGIRIDKFNEINVGDQLESYILKEIQKTL; from the coding sequence ATGAGAGTGTATGAAGCAGCAAAAAAGCTTAATATAAAAAGTAGCATACTTTTACAAAGACTGCGTAATTTAGGTTTAGATATTAAGAGTAATTTTAGTACAGTATCAGATGATGTGATTGAAAAATTAGAACACAAAGAGATACCCCCGAAAACTATAGAAACAAAAGATCGGATTCCAAAACAAAAAAAAGTTAAAATTGAAGAAAAACCAACAATCGAGGAAAAACGAAAAGAAAAACAGCCAGAGTTTGTAAGCGCTAAAAAAAAGGAGCTCATTGAAGCCTCATTGCCACAAAAGTTAAAAGGTAAAAAAAGGTACTATAAAAAAGCTCCCAAAGAAGAGCAAGAAGAACAGCTAAGCAAAATACAAATTGGCAAAAACACTACAGTTTTTGAATTTGCAACAATGCTTAATATAGACTTTTCAGAAATAATACAAAAGCTATTTTCACTTGGTGTAATGGTTAGAAAAAACGACTTTATTGACTTAGACGCAGCTAAAATTATTGCTCAAGACTATGGAGTAGAAGTTGAAGAAAAAACTTTAGAAAAAACAATCATGGAAGAATTTGAAGCTCCAGATGATGAAAAAGACTTGCAACCAAGGCCCCCGATTGTTACGGTCATGGGCCATGTAGATCATGGAAAAACTTCTATTTTGGATGCAATAAGACATACACATGTTGTTGCTAAAGAATCAGGTGGTATTACACAGCATATTGGTGCATACTCTGTTAATTACAATGGTAAGCAAATTACGTTCCTTGACACGCCTGGACATGAAGCCTTTACTGAGATGAGGGCACGTGGTGCACTATTAACTGATATTGTTGTACTTGTTGTTGCAGCTGATGATGGTGTAATGCCACAAACAATCGAAGCTATAAACCATGCGAAAGCTGCAAATGTGCCCATAGTTGTAGCTATAAACAAAATTGACAAGCCAAATGCAAACCCAGATAAAGTAAAACAGGAATTATCTCATCATAACATAATGCCAGAAGAGTGGGGTGGCGAAAATTTATTCGTAAATGTTAGTGCGAAAAATAATATTGGTATTAATGATTTGCTTGAGAGTATTTTACTTCAAGCAGAAATTATGGAATTAGAGGCAAACCCAAATAAAAGAGCAAAAGGTATTGTAATCGAAGCTAGATTAGATAAACAGCGTGGTCCTGTTTGTGATGTTGCTATACAAGAAGGCGCGCTAAATTTAGGTGATAGTATTGTAGCTGGTATTGCCTATGGCAAAGCAAAGGTTCTTATTGATGATAAAGGAAAAAGAATAAAAAAAGCGACGGTTTCTATGCCAGTTGAGATATTGGGTCTTCATGAAGTACCAGAAGCTGGCGACGTACTATTTGTTGTAAAAGATGAAAAAATAGCCAAATCAATAGCTGAAGAAAGAAAAGAAAAATACAAAGCAAGTATGCAGAAAAAAACTACTGTAAGTCTGGAAACTGTTTTTAAAAACCTATCTTTAGGTCAACTAAAAGAATTACCAATACTCATAAAATCTGATGTTTTTGGCTCAATTGAAGCAATTTCTTCCTCTGTACAAAAGATATCAACGCAAGAAGTTGCTGTTAAAATAATACATTCTGGCATTGGAGAGATTACAAGATCAGATGTAAACTTAGCAAGTGTCTCAAATGCAATTATCATTGGGTTTAATGTAAGACCATCAAACGATGCGCTAAAGCTTGCAAACGATTTAAAAGTAGAAATTAGAACTTACAAAATCATATACGATATTATAGAAGATATTAAAAAGGCACTGTCTGGCTTATTGTCTCCTACAATAGAAGAGGAAATTTTAGGTAGAGCCGATATTAGAGAGGTTTTTAGTGTTCCTAAGGTCGGTAATATTGCAGGTTGTTATGTAACATACGGGAAAGTTACAAGAAATTCAAAAATCCGCGTAATTAGAAACGGAGTTATAATATTTGAAGGCTCAATTGCATCACTAAAGCGATTTAAAGACGATGTTAATGAAGTTACTTCAGGCTTTGAGTGTGGGATAAGAATTGATAAATTCAACGAGATAAATGTGGGTGATCAGCTTGAATCCTATATTTTAAAAGAAATTCAAAAAACTCTTTAG
- the truB gene encoding tRNA pseudouridine(55) synthase TruB — MNGLLLINKPSGIKSFDVVKKVKGKFNEKVGHSGILDKFACGLMVIGIGKATKLLSFFEKSYKVYKAKIIFGYETDSLDITGNIVHNNDYLPNIEEIYRTINQKFIGKAEQTVPIYSNVKVKGKRLYKYALSKQNVDLPTKTIYISSIDILSYNQGVLEIKVVCSKGTYIRALSRDIARSLNAYATVTYLERLYIYPFSINEAVDLSYVSQEHVIPFEKVKYMTKIDTLEVFNGIAN; from the coding sequence ATGAACGGTTTATTACTTATCAATAAACCAAGTGGTATCAAGTCATTTGATGTAGTAAAAAAAGTAAAGGGAAAATTTAACGAGAAAGTTGGCCACAGTGGAATTTTAGATAAATTTGCATGTGGTTTAATGGTTATTGGGATAGGTAAGGCTACAAAGCTTTTGTCTTTTTTTGAGAAGAGTTACAAAGTTTATAAAGCAAAAATAATCTTTGGGTATGAAACAGATAGTTTAGATATTACAGGAAATATCGTACATAATAATGATTATTTGCCAAACATTGAAGAAATCTACAGAACTATAAATCAAAAATTTATTGGAAAAGCAGAGCAGACTGTGCCAATATACTCAAATGTTAAAGTGAAAGGCAAGAGGCTATACAAATATGCACTTTCAAAACAAAATGTTGATCTACCGACAAAAACAATTTACATATCAAGCATCGATATATTAAGTTACAATCAGGGTGTTTTGGAAATCAAAGTAGTTTGCTCAAAAGGTACATACATTAGAGCACTTTCAAGAGATATTGCAAGATCTCTTAATGCTTATGCTACTGTTACTTACTTAGAAAGGCTCTATATATACCCCTTTAGTATAAATGAAGCTGTTGATTTATCTTATGTGAGTCAAGAGCATGTAATTCCATTTGAAAAAGTAAAATATATGACTAAAATAGATACGTTGGAGGTGTTTAATGGAATCGCAAATTAA
- a CDS encoding DUF503 domain-containing protein, producing MIDLFIGVIIIELLLKDAFNIKDRRNILSSIINKIRGQYNASIADISEEILYNKATIAISTVANSKSAVEKFMDKVYNFISNNYSIEILHIERQIL from the coding sequence GTGATAGATTTGTTTATTGGTGTTATTATTATTGAATTATTGTTAAAAGATGCATTCAATATAAAAGACAGAAGAAATATATTATCTAGCATAATAAATAAAATTCGCGGCCAATACAATGCTTCGATAGCAGATATCTCAGAAGAAATACTTTACAACAAAGCTACCATAGCTATTAGTACTGTTGCAAATAGCAAAAGTGCAGTGGAAAAATTTATGGATAAGGTTTATAATTTTATTTCTAATAACTACTCAATAGAAATTTTACATATAGAAAGGCAAATATTATGA
- the nusA gene encoding transcription termination factor NusA — MREIFEIANVIAKEHNINSQAVIESLAEAIKISIAKKYGEDSVVKTSLDSQKQIFSILIERKIVDKPKNHNEISLEEAKKIDPNASIGDYIDVEFDPEELGRIAVSTAKNVMSKMFKDLEKRVTYEDYTKKIGKIVSGEIWSVGVYNDCIVDFKNAIGILPKKEQSPGDKYVVGETIKAYVMDVLEEPKGVKLILSRTHPGFVKELFMKEVPEVRDGSVEIKAIAREPSKRTKVAVYSKDSKIDPIGTCVGAKGTRISAIVKELGDEKVDVIRWSANLSIYIKNALAPSKVSYIELFEDEKRAKVYVPDEEFSAAIGKMGVNAKLVAKLTGVNIDIIKESEIDKSVSEEEHEKTIEEVIEDLISVESITENLANKLYDNGIRSVEQLKTLTLDDLKNIKGIGEKRAQKIFELLNQTT; from the coding sequence GTGAGAGAAATATTTGAAATTGCCAATGTAATAGCAAAAGAACACAATATCAATTCGCAGGCGGTTATTGAATCACTTGCTGAAGCTATAAAAATTTCTATTGCTAAAAAATATGGAGAGGACAGTGTGGTGAAAACATCGCTTGATTCTCAAAAACAAATATTTTCAATTTTAATCGAAAGAAAGATTGTTGATAAACCAAAGAATCACAACGAAATTTCGCTTGAGGAAGCTAAAAAAATTGATCCAAATGCAAGTATTGGAGACTACATTGATGTTGAGTTTGACCCCGAAGAATTGGGCAGGATTGCGGTTTCTACTGCAAAAAATGTTATGTCCAAAATGTTTAAAGATTTAGAAAAGCGTGTAACATATGAAGATTACACGAAAAAAATTGGCAAGATTGTATCAGGTGAAATTTGGAGTGTTGGCGTATATAATGATTGTATCGTGGATTTTAAGAATGCCATAGGCATTTTGCCAAAAAAAGAACAGTCACCAGGCGATAAATACGTTGTTGGAGAAACTATAAAAGCTTACGTTATGGACGTTTTAGAAGAACCAAAAGGTGTAAAGCTAATCCTTTCGAGAACTCATCCAGGTTTTGTGAAAGAATTGTTCATGAAAGAAGTCCCAGAGGTAAGGGATGGCAGTGTTGAGATAAAAGCCATAGCAAGGGAGCCTTCAAAGCGCACAAAAGTGGCAGTTTATTCAAAAGACTCCAAGATTGATCCGATTGGCACATGTGTTGGCGCAAAAGGCACACGTATTTCTGCAATCGTTAAAGAATTAGGTGATGAGAAGGTTGATGTAATAAGGTGGAGCGCAAATTTAAGCATTTATATAAAAAATGCACTTGCACCCAGCAAGGTTTCTTATATTGAGCTTTTTGAAGACGAAAAAAGAGCAAAAGTTTATGTACCTGATGAAGAATTTTCGGCTGCAATTGGTAAAATGGGCGTTAATGCAAAGCTTGTTGCAAAACTAACAGGTGTCAATATTGATATCATAAAAGAATCTGAGATAGATAAGAGCGTTAGCGAAGAAGAACATGAAAAAACAATAGAAGAAGTCATTGAAGATCTGATTTCTGTTGAGTCTATTACTGAGAATCTTGCAAATAAACTTTATGATAATGGCATTAGATCAGTTGAACAACTCAAAACCCTAACCTTAGATGATCTAAAAAACATCAAAGGTATAGGAGAAAAACGAGCTCAAAAGATCTTTGAATTACTAAATCAAACTACTTAG
- the flgA gene encoding flagellar basal body P-ring formation chaperone FlgA, with protein MQKLYKHLIKCCKLLIISSSSFIFIFVSLSIACDINLIKNVEVNSDRVFISDIASKYPKNIEKMPISLAPMPNETTKIDADYLKSILNGNNMHYNICGSYSIVKRKAFLITADTIYKLMDEKDLIIQTKLPIALPYNHYTLSISSIKNYGEYSWIQLTVMLNNQVYRNFFIQYVKKIDSLVPIASQDIRSYQVISKDDIEYKRVDYVPSYVITTKDSIISAKALGNIKAGSFFTFYNTQRQMLVNIGDIVSAMYDKNGIDIQTSAKALQMGYKGDIIKVEFNSKRIGNARVIGLRKVEVIQ; from the coding sequence ATGCAAAAGTTATACAAACATCTGATCAAATGTTGCAAACTGCTAATAATCTCAAGCAGTAGCTTTATATTTATATTTGTTAGCCTCTCAATAGCTTGCGATATTAATTTAATAAAAAATGTTGAAGTAAACTCAGATAGGGTGTTTATATCAGACATAGCTTCAAAATATCCAAAAAATATTGAAAAAATGCCCATTTCGTTGGCTCCTATGCCAAATGAAACAACAAAAATCGATGCTGATTATTTAAAAAGCATATTAAATGGTAACAATATGCATTATAATATTTGCGGATCGTATTCTATAGTAAAACGAAAGGCATTTTTAATAACAGCTGACACTATATACAAATTAATGGACGAAAAAGACTTAATCATACAGACAAAACTCCCGATCGCCCTGCCCTATAATCACTATACTTTAAGCATTAGCAGTATAAAAAATTATGGAGAATATAGCTGGATACAGTTAACCGTTATGCTTAATAATCAAGTTTATAGAAATTTTTTTATACAATACGTAAAAAAGATTGATTCGCTTGTACCCATAGCAAGCCAAGACATTAGAAGCTACCAAGTAATCTCAAAAGATGACATTGAATATAAAAGGGTTGACTATGTACCTTCTTATGTAATAACAACCAAGGATTCGATTATTAGCGCAAAAGCATTGGGCAATATTAAGGCAGGTAGTTTTTTTACATTTTACAATACACAAAGACAAATGCTAGTCAATATTGGTGATATTGTAAGTGCTATGTATGACAAAAATGGCATAGACATACAAACAAGCGCCAAAGCTTTGCAAATGGGCTATAAAGGTGATATAATAAAAGTAGAATTTAATTCAAAAAGGATTGGAAATGCAAGAGTGATTGGCTTAAGAAAAGTTGAGGTAATCCAATGA
- a CDS encoding PadR family transcriptional regulator yields MESQIKIKGWCKEYPGERPPRFLRAFLLFFIGIEESHGYDLIEKLKKMGIHYENYELGYVYKTLRSMEKEGLIKSKWNLQEKGNARRIYAITKAGRDNLDKWAEILTNLRDSINSFLSEYERIYKKEQKD; encoded by the coding sequence ATGGAATCGCAAATTAAAATAAAAGGCTGGTGCAAAGAATACCCAGGAGAACGCCCTCCTAGGTTTTTGAGAGCTTTTTTGCTATTTTTTATTGGCATTGAAGAATCTCACGGCTATGACTTAATTGAAAAGCTTAAAAAAATGGGGATACACTATGAGAATTACGAGTTAGGTTATGTGTACAAAACCCTTCGCTCAATGGAAAAAGAGGGGCTTATTAAGTCTAAATGGAACCTACAAGAAAAAGGTAATGCAAGAAGGATTTATGCCATTACTAAAGCAGGCAGAGATAATTTAGATAAGTGGGCTGAAATACTCACAAATCTTCGCGATAGCATAAATAGTTTTCTTAGTGAATATGAAAGGATATACAAAAAAGAGCAAAAAGACTAG